A region of the Aethina tumida isolate Nest 87 chromosome 3, icAetTumi1.1, whole genome shotgun sequence genome:
GTAACGCTGAACTATagtttttcttacagtttcacttcgaccaatgattaaataattataatacacaaAAAGCGCTAgcaaataatagatttaaatttactgggAGCAATGAAAGGCCGTAAAATAGAAAGTAACTATAATTATgcccattgaaaaataaaagtacgtagtaagtttaaaattagatactATAGGTACTGACACtggttttagaaaattaattattaaaatcaaaaacgtaaatttaaatatataatataaagaaatttgaatttacttgaattaattaacacttcattatcaattaaattatactttttaccCTTAGGTAGGTTTACTagtagtataaatataaaaatataagtaattaaaaaaatatatattattaggattttaatttaaaaacgtagataattttgaaagaatcATCATCACCTGACCGATCAATAGGAGGATCGATGACGGACTGATTAGATTTAAGACTTGCAGTGTGGAGACGTAATAATGATTCATCCCTTATGTACGATTGGTCAACACTgactacatattttaaaatatatgatattatattaacaaattaacatattattttataactgtaAATATTACTACTTCATTTTACATGACGCTCAAGTAAAAATCATGTTATCCTAatgataaattgtaaataatttaaataacaaaaataataatctgaatgtaaaatgttcaaaatatttatgatgttatatatacaattttgtaaatttttattatcaataaatattttaaatatattttaagcaatgtaatgtaaaatgaaaaatgtttaattctgTAAACTACTTCCTGATTcctctttatatttataattacgattgcaattaaaatactaagttaattttttttcagaacAATATCTCAACCAAGTCAAAGAGAATGAATTACGTATGAGGCAACTTCTGGAAGAAGAGCGCAAAAAatactttgaaaatttgtcaAGACGTGTCAATGAGGCCACATTAGTCCctggattaaaaataataaaactgaatgaattgaaaataaaattttgtattattcctTCCGAAATGACTGACTACGTGTCTAAAaaggttaaattttatatagttttaaagtaTCTCTCCAGATACAAAAAATGGGTGATAAAGAAAGACAGTTTACCATTAAGTAAACAGAAAAAAGCAATTTACAAATCGGTCTATGATGAAGGAAAATTTTGCGTAACCGATAAGTATGTTTTGGATACAATATATCATATTCATGAATTAATGCAGAATTGGGCAGAACAGGAAAAAGCTTTTCGGTTAAATAAATGGGAAGTAAGTTCAATTTATGCAACATAGTTTactccaattttaaaataatattttagaggtACAAAACTGGTCAACTTGACTGGAGATATTTGGATGCCGATGATGAAGAGATATTTTTAACTGAAGCTGAAAAGGAACAATTATACAATAGAAAGAGACAAATCCTTCGAAGAATGTTGCCTTCTAACTAAGTAACCCCTACTTAAtagttagtaaaatatttatatgtatatatatatttaaagttaataataattgcagtattatgtttattacaaaaagggcttttacatatatataatcAACAAGaaggtaaattattaaataaaacaaggaGATATTTgcgttaacatattttttaaaccaaagtaaaaaaataaaattatatttctgacATTTCAACATCATCAATGACCAAATCATCCAACATTTCTTCAAGAGTAACTCTTGGAACACTTGGGTCACACTCATCATTAGAATCTAcaggaattattttatttttatctttgaatatatttatgttttgtctCAGAGCTGGATCTTCTTCCAAGTCATCCAAAAATTCATGGTAATCActgcaaaaaaattatttatacatgagTTTACAggctttcatattttattcttacttAGTGTCTCTGTCAACAGCCATTTCATCATCAGCCAAGTGTTTGAGTTTCCATAATCTTTGTTTTCTAATTGCAgatttatcataatatttctttaccaaaataacatcaggtgttttacttttatccagtttttcaaaattatcatcATTTATGTTACTGTCTTCAATGTTGTACCTAAATATTAGTCAATTAGTTTTCTTAAACAATACTAACTTAAGAAAACATACCCCAACACAGAATCCCcaggttttaaaatatgaccTAGATGAGTTCTAGTATGGATTGTATTGTCATTAACTCCTAATTCACTAGCTCTTACAACCCAAATATCTGAAAGTACATGTTTGTTTGATATAGCACCTTGGCCAGGAAAGAAATTCCTGTCTTTGTCCATTATGGGTTCAATGTCCATAACTATGTACTCAACCAATTGTTTAGGGTTGCATATACATTGGAATGGATATCTCCAATATACTGTACTGCTTACTTCGGcaactaaaacaaataaaatttgtaacaattgtTATCATTACTTTTACTGTGAAATACAAACTTTGTGCAGTTGTTGGATCTATCAAATGTAGGGAGTTTGTGACACGGTACACCAAACAAATTGGTGATATGCCTCCTAAAGTTTGTGTAAGCTTTTTTGATAGGCACACAACACTGTCCTTAGAAACTGGGACAATTTCAACAGAATATGTAAActtgtaattatatacattactGTGTATATCAtgtgaaatcaattttttggaATGCTGGTATTTACATGGCAAAACTGATGCCACGAAATCCACCATTTTCCTTGCATGTGCCTCTGTGGTATAAAAGAAATCCAATCCACCATGGATGGGCTTTATTCCCAATGTATTTTCATGGGCTTTGTGCTTTAGAATCAATTGTTCCAAGTAAAAGAAGGTCTTCTTGTTCTCAGCTCTTTGTCTAACTTGTACAAGTGCCCTCCAGAAATCTTTAGCTTCAGACCTGTGACACTCATCACACATTTGATGATTGATTACATATTCAACAACAAACACCTGTTGCAGAACTGCTCCCCCAACAACTTCACCATGAACAGTTAATTTAACCTGTAAAAAActgttagttttgttttaagaaaGTTTTGGAAGTGCAATACCTTGATACGTTTGGAATGGGGTTCAGTCCAAACAAAGGCAGCATCAATAAGCTTCACTCTGTTTAAACCTTTCAACTTCTTAAGGCACAGTGACAGCAATTCTCTGGATTCCAATGCACAGCTTACCCACTCAGCTGGTGGCTGTAAATACCTCTCACATCCTCGACAAAAGTGCAGAGTGGCCTGTTTTGGAATGCCTTCAGTAATATCGACCTGCGAACGAAGACAGGCCACACACATATTTGCCGGGTTGGGCTCTATTGGAATGCCACATTCGCAGCATAATCTGAAAGggatatattattgaaatacacAATTCGTAGAAAACGAAAAGGTGTTTCCCACTTACATCCTGTTTTGCACCGGAGCTGCCGGTAAATCTGACATGTACTCCATTCTAAGTTTGTTAATGTTAACGTTAGTCTGCTGGAGAAATTATTTGGTCACTCACATGTGTCACGTTTGTTAACCTCTCGAATAAAAACATAACCTTAAAAAAGCGACGTTGGCAGATTTCCACCATTTTTGCACATTGAATACAAAccatctatttaatttttttcatttgctTCAATAAATActgtgttaaatttaa
Encoded here:
- the LOC109608637 gene encoding uncharacterized protein LOC109608637 — encoded protein: MSDSSDCTTFSQDERIEQYLNQVKENELRMRQLLEEERKKYFENLSRRVNEATLVPGLKIIKLNELKIKFCIIPSEMTDYVSKKVKFYIVLKYLSRYKKWVIKKDSLPLSKQKKAIYKSVYDEGKFCVTDKYVLDTIYHIHELMQNWAEQEKAFRLNKWERYKTGQLDWRYLDADDEEIFLTEAEKEQLYNRKRQILRRMLPSN
- the LOC109608638 gene encoding 60S ribosomal export protein NMD3, whose protein sequence is MEYMSDLPAAPVQNRILCCECGIPIEPNPANMCVACLRSQVDITEGIPKQATLHFCRGCERYLQPPAEWVSCALESRELLSLCLKKLKGLNRVKLIDAAFVWTEPHSKRIKVKLTVHGEVVGGAVLQQVFVVEYVINHQMCDECHRSEAKDFWRALVQVRQRAENKKTFFYLEQLILKHKAHENTLGIKPIHGGLDFFYTTEAHARKMVDFVASVLPCKYQHSKKLISHDIHSNVYNYKFTYSVEIVPVSKDSVVCLSKKLTQTLGGISPICLVYRVTNSLHLIDPTTAQIAEVSSTVYWRYPFQCICNPKQLVEYIVMDIEPIMDKDRNFFPGQGAISNKHVLSDIWVVRASELGVNDNTIHTRTHLGHILKPGDSVLGYNIEDSNINDDNFEKLDKSKTPDVILVKKYYDKSAIRKQRLWKLKHLADDEMAVDRDTNDYHEFLDDLEEDPALRQNINIFKDKNKIIPVDSNDECDPSVPRVTLEEMLDDLVIDDVEMSEI